The Marivivens sp. LCG002 genome contains a region encoding:
- the gltX gene encoding glutamate--tRNA ligase: MSAPVVTRIAPSPTGYMHIGTARTALFNWLFARGRGGKFLLRIEDTDRERSTPEATDAILRGMEWLGLDYDGEAVSQFERAGRHAEVAHEMLAKGHAYKCFATQDEIQAFRDQAKEEGRSTLYRSPWRDADPATHPDAPYVIRMKAPQDGTTVIRDQVQGDVTIRNDQLDDMIVLRSDGTPTYMLAVVVDDHDMGVTHVIRGDDHLNNAARQMLVYEAMGWPLPVYAHIPLIFGPDGKKLSKRHGATGVEEYQGMGYPAAGMRNYLARLGWSHGDDEFFSDAQAMEWFDLGGIGKSPSRFDFKKLENLCGQHIAASDDAALLQELTAFTEASGEIQLDDSDKALLAKGMYCLKERAKTFPELLEKAHFILAKRPLELDEKAQAALDTVSRGILNELTPQLQNASWEREALEGVVAAVAEAHGTKLGKLAGPLRAALAGRSVTPSVFDMMLVIGRDETINRLKDVVG, encoded by the coding sequence ATGTCCGCTCCCGTCGTTACGCGCATCGCGCCCTCGCCCACCGGCTATATGCACATCGGAACCGCGCGCACCGCGCTCTTCAACTGGCTCTTTGCCCGTGGACGCGGAGGCAAGTTCCTCTTGCGGATCGAAGACACCGACCGCGAACGCTCGACCCCCGAAGCCACCGATGCGATCCTGCGCGGCATGGAGTGGCTCGGTCTCGACTATGACGGCGAAGCGGTAAGCCAATTCGAGCGCGCAGGCCGCCACGCCGAAGTTGCGCACGAGATGCTGGCCAAGGGCCATGCCTATAAGTGCTTTGCCACGCAGGACGAGATTCAGGCCTTCCGCGATCAGGCCAAGGAAGAAGGACGTTCGACCCTTTATCGCAGCCCGTGGCGTGACGCAGACCCCGCAACCCACCCCGACGCGCCCTATGTCATCCGTATGAAGGCGCCGCAGGACGGCACGACCGTGATCCGTGATCAGGTGCAGGGCGATGTGACCATCCGCAACGACCAGCTCGATGATATGATCGTGCTGCGCTCGGACGGCACGCCCACCTATATGCTTGCCGTTGTAGTCGATGACCACGACATGGGCGTCACCCATGTGATCCGCGGTGACGACCACCTCAACAACGCTGCACGCCAGATGCTCGTTTACGAAGCGATGGGCTGGCCGCTTCCCGTCTATGCCCATATCCCTCTGATTTTCGGGCCGGACGGCAAGAAACTCTCCAAGCGCCATGGCGCGACGGGTGTCGAGGAATATCAAGGCATGGGGTATCCCGCTGCCGGTATGCGCAACTATCTCGCCCGTCTAGGCTGGAGCCACGGGGATGATGAATTTTTCAGCGATGCCCAAGCGATGGAGTGGTTCGACCTTGGTGGAATCGGTAAATCTCCCTCGCGTTTCGACTTCAAGAAGCTCGAAAACCTCTGCGGTCAGCACATTGCCGCCTCGGACGATGCTGCATTGCTGCAAGAATTGACCGCTTTTACCGAAGCAAGCGGTGAAATTCAGCTTGATGATAGCGATAAAGCTTTGCTTGCCAAAGGTATGTACTGCCTCAAGGAGCGCGCCAAGACATTCCCCGAACTTCTTGAAAAGGCTCACTTTATCCTTGCAAAACGTCCGCTCGAGCTTGACGAGAAGGCGCAAGCGGCGCTCGATACTGTATCCCGTGGTATACTGAATGAATTGACGCCGCAGCTGCAAAATGCTAGCTGGGAGCGCGAGGCACTGGAGGGGGTTGTTGCCGCTGTTGCGGAGGCCCACGGAACCAAACTCGGCAAGCTTGCTGGACCGCTTCGGGCCGCGCTTGCAGGACGTTCCGTCACACCCAGTGTGTTCGATATGATGCTTGTCATCGGACGGGATGAGACTATCAACCGTCTAAAGGATGTGGTCGGCTAA